The Salminus brasiliensis chromosome 3, fSalBra1.hap2, whole genome shotgun sequence genome contains a region encoding:
- the msmp2 gene encoding prostate-associated microseminoprotein — translation MHTLMKCFVAVCGSLLSLLPPCYSVSSSGECYFNAKATCQHKGKLFDIGESWLNEECFQCVCFEPFGVGCCEHGKQPVDFPDWCEAIRKPGSCTVAVVMKANRKLPCLFGRKNELRLSEGPAWKSENDPLF, via the exons ATGCATACACTGATGAAATGCTTTGTGGCAGTTTGTGGCAGTCTGCTGAGCCTCCTCCCGCCCTGTTACAGTGTCTCCAGCAGTGGAGAATGCTACTTTAATGCCAAAG ctacCTGTCAACACAAGGGGAAGCTGTTTGACATAGGAGAAAGTTGGCTGAATGAGGAGTGTTTCCAGTGTGTGTGCTTTGAGCCATTTGGAGTGGGCTGTTGTGAACA TGGAAAACAGCCAGTCGATTTTCCAGACTGGTGTGAAGCCATCCGGAAACCAGGCTCCTGCACCGTGGCAGTGGTGATGAAGGCCAATCGCAAATTGCCTTGTCTGTTTGGGAGGAAGAACGAGCTGCGACTGAGTGAAGGACCTGCATGGAAATCAGAAAATGATCCACTCTTTTAA